The Verrucomicrobiia bacterium genome has a segment encoding these proteins:
- a CDS encoding protein kinase yields MSTPREVTLLARVLEIPEAERDAWLDRECTGDPALRERLRRRLAPPETSGRPDDPASDASTLPSETFLPDNELSGAATLQIGTEVGRYRLLEKLGEGGCGLVYVAEQTEPVRRRVALKVIKLGMDTRSVVARFEAERQALAMMDHPNIARVLDAGTTAQGRPFFVMELVRGIRITEYCDRNRLTTRHRIELFIQVCQAIQHAHQKGIIHRDIKPSNILVTTSDGPAAAGVPKVIDFGIAKATEGRLTDATVYTQLHQFIGTPAYMSPEQAEMSGLDMDTRSDIYSLGVLLYELLAGCTPFDSRELMASGLDAMRRTLREQEPLRPSNRLAALPGPRLTTTAQRHSTDASRLLHQVRGDLDWIVMKCLEKDRTRRYDSAGALAADLRRHLNNEPVIARPPSAAYRFRKSLRRHRLAFSAAAVVVLALVSGLGISLWLYAGKSAAEREQQTLRVQAEVAARDAGQAMEQAARQRDLARERLYESLLREAGSIRRMRRLGYRREVFDRLNQALTLGAVNADLGQLRREASASFGDWVGLDPVKMPIPGGVGAGALSGDGTLAALAEPEHRAVSLRESRTGHERARLAVGGHPVSLALDRRGLTLWVALVDVAPGTSVRPDTFRVEQWTVRADGSWILQQARTPAGRTQFVSSPDGPVAFLLSTNRTTLTLLDPERDVELAVLPLGNRMPWLPQAALGPDRRQVAFFSFEGDEAFDVQLELWDLETRRQVAVVVPKLGPGWGLSFAPDGQALAATFDHAVVVYDTRSFRPLLSLSGAFEQSLGAALGGVPTLLAVPSPQEMAVRLIQLETGREVALLNLNAIPNGESFSQDGSVLLLTHSNGGDIVSLKADGERIRLQGHQGGVPAVVFTPDGTQLASVGKDRTLRVWNLAKPGDHRQIGSLPGPGQALAFSPAGDVLVSSYYNTGELSFWSPATGTLIGRMPEDPEFRGTLWSIDLSPDGRHLAAIGPGLRVWDFPALLESARGRGDFGAPVLVETNGLAGSIFDPANRRVAFMQSATSQPEFTTRLQVRDLSQGSTRTVATDNQNYFVQGHTFLPRSGALAYVTRDREVAVVDPADGRRLRTFATRLPGDPARPSVANLAASPDESRLALVTPSGLGVNLWDPESGGFLYSLPEEHGTIWWLAWSPDGQRLAISRSNGDIAVWNLLEIEDQLSALGLMTGRDRAESVKPSLSPPDR; encoded by the coding sequence GTGAGCACCCCGCGCGAAGTCACCCTGCTCGCCAGAGTTCTCGAAATCCCCGAGGCCGAACGCGACGCCTGGCTGGATCGTGAATGCACCGGTGATCCCGCGTTGAGAGAGCGGCTGCGGCGGCGCCTGGCACCACCCGAAACGTCCGGGCGCCCGGACGATCCGGCATCCGATGCCTCCACCCTGCCGTCGGAGACCTTCCTGCCGGACAACGAGCTGTCCGGGGCCGCGACCCTGCAAATCGGCACGGAGGTGGGCCGGTACCGGCTGCTTGAGAAGCTGGGAGAAGGCGGCTGCGGCCTGGTGTACGTCGCCGAACAGACCGAACCGGTCCGGCGCCGTGTCGCCCTGAAGGTGATCAAGCTGGGGATGGACACCCGGTCCGTGGTCGCACGCTTCGAGGCGGAGCGGCAGGCCCTGGCGATGATGGATCATCCAAACATCGCCCGGGTTCTCGACGCCGGCACAACCGCGCAGGGAAGACCCTTTTTCGTCATGGAACTGGTCCGGGGCATCCGGATCACCGAGTACTGCGACCGCAATCGCCTCACCACCCGTCACCGGATCGAGCTGTTCATCCAGGTCTGCCAGGCCATCCAGCACGCCCACCAGAAGGGGATCATCCATCGGGACATCAAGCCATCCAACATCCTGGTCACAACGTCTGACGGCCCCGCGGCCGCGGGCGTGCCCAAGGTGATTGATTTCGGCATCGCCAAGGCGACCGAAGGGCGGCTGACCGACGCCACCGTTTATACCCAGTTGCATCAGTTCATCGGCACGCCGGCCTATATGAGCCCGGAGCAGGCGGAGATGAGCGGACTGGACATGGATACCCGCAGCGACATCTACAGCCTGGGAGTCCTGCTGTACGAATTGCTCGCCGGCTGCACGCCGTTCGATTCCCGGGAGCTGATGGCCTCGGGGCTCGACGCCATGCGGCGGACCCTCCGGGAGCAGGAGCCCCTGCGGCCCAGCAATCGTCTGGCGGCCCTTCCGGGTCCCCGGCTGACCACCACGGCACAGCGACATTCGACGGATGCATCGCGGCTCCTGCACCAGGTCCGGGGCGACCTGGACTGGATCGTCATGAAGTGTCTGGAGAAGGACCGGACGCGTCGGTACGACTCCGCCGGAGCCCTGGCGGCGGACCTGCGGCGCCATCTGAACAACGAGCCGGTGATCGCCCGCCCCCCGAGCGCCGCGTACCGGTTCCGGAAATCGTTGCGACGGCATCGGCTCGCGTTTTCAGCGGCCGCAGTCGTGGTGCTGGCGCTGGTTTCCGGGCTGGGGATCAGCCTCTGGCTGTACGCCGGCAAAAGCGCCGCGGAACGCGAGCAGCAAACCCTGCGGGTCCAGGCAGAGGTGGCGGCGCGTGACGCCGGCCAGGCGATGGAACAGGCGGCCCGGCAGCGCGACCTGGCGCGGGAGCGATTATACGAGTCCCTCCTGCGCGAGGCGGGGTCCATCCGGAGAATGCGCCGGCTGGGCTATCGCCGCGAAGTGTTCGACCGGCTGAACCAGGCCCTCACGCTCGGGGCGGTCAATGCAGACCTCGGACAACTCCGTCGCGAGGCCTCGGCCTCGTTTGGCGACTGGGTCGGCCTCGACCCGGTCAAGATGCCCATCCCGGGCGGCGTCGGGGCGGGGGCGCTCAGCGGCGACGGCACCCTCGCCGCACTGGCCGAACCGGAGCATCGGGCCGTGTCCCTTCGGGAATCCCGCACCGGACACGAACGCGCCCGGCTCGCCGTCGGGGGGCATCCGGTGTCCCTGGCCCTGGACCGTCGCGGCCTCACCCTATGGGTCGCCCTCGTTGATGTCGCGCCAGGGACCTCGGTGCGCCCGGACACCTTCCGGGTGGAGCAATGGACCGTCCGTGCGGACGGCTCCTGGATACTGCAGCAGGCCCGAACCCCGGCGGGACGGACTCAGTTTGTGTCCAGCCCCGACGGCCCCGTGGCGTTCCTCCTGAGCACGAACCGGACGACCCTCACGCTGCTGGATCCGGAACGCGACGTCGAATTGGCCGTGCTGCCGTTGGGCAACCGCATGCCGTGGCTTCCCCAGGCCGCACTCGGTCCCGACCGTCGCCAGGTCGCCTTCTTCAGCTTCGAGGGAGACGAAGCATTTGATGTACAACTCGAGCTCTGGGATCTCGAAACCCGTCGGCAGGTCGCGGTGGTGGTCCCGAAGCTCGGGCCGGGCTGGGGACTGTCCTTCGCGCCGGACGGCCAGGCACTGGCCGCGACCTTCGACCATGCGGTGGTCGTGTACGACACGCGCTCCTTCCGTCCGCTGCTCAGCCTGAGCGGGGCCTTTGAGCAGTCCCTGGGGGCCGCTCTCGGAGGGGTCCCGACGCTGCTGGCCGTGCCGTCACCCCAGGAAATGGCGGTCCGTCTGATCCAGCTCGAGACCGGGCGCGAAGTGGCCCTGTTGAATCTCAATGCCATTCCCAACGGGGAATCCTTCAGCCAGGACGGTTCGGTGCTGCTGCTGACCCATTCGAACGGGGGTGACATCGTGAGCCTCAAGGCCGACGGCGAACGGATCCGCCTGCAGGGGCATCAGGGCGGGGTACCCGCGGTGGTCTTCACTCCGGACGGCACTCAACTCGCCTCGGTGGGCAAGGACCGCACGCTCCGGGTCTGGAACCTGGCAAAACCCGGGGACCACCGGCAGATCGGCAGCCTGCCGGGCCCCGGGCAGGCCCTGGCCTTCAGTCCTGCAGGCGATGTGCTCGTGAGCAGCTACTACAACACCGGGGAATTGTCGTTCTGGTCGCCGGCCACCGGGACCCTGATTGGGCGCATGCCCGAAGATCCCGAATTCCGGGGAACCCTGTGGTCCATTGACCTCAGTCCGGACGGGCGCCATCTCGCCGCAATCGGACCGGGGCTTCGGGTATGGGACTTCCCCGCATTGCTGGAATCCGCCCGGGGTCGTGGGGACTTTGGCGCTCCGGTGCTGGTGGAGACCAATGGCCTGGCGGGTTCGATCTTTGATCCCGCGAACCGGCGCGTGGCGTTCATGCAATCCGCGACCTCGCAGCCCGAGTTCACCACAAGACTGCAGGTTCGGGACCTGTCGCAGGGGTCCACCCGCACGGTGGCAACCGACAACCAGAACTACTTTGTCCAGGGCCACACCTTCCTGCCCCGGAGCGGTGCGCTGGCCTACGTCACCCGGGACCGCGAGGTCGCCGTGGTGGATCCCGCCGACGGGCGACGGCTCCGCACCTTTGCCACCCGCCTGCCCGGCGACCCGGCCAGGCCCTCGGTGGCGAACCTCGCGGCGAGCCCCGACGAATCACGCCTTGCCCTCGTCACCCCATCCGGGCTGGGGGTCAACCTGTGGGATCCGGAGAGCGGCGGCTTTCTCTACAGCCTGCCCGAGGAACACGGAACCATCTGGTGGCTGGCGTGGAGTCCCGACGGCCAACGACTGGCGATCTCACGGTCCAACGGGGACATCGCGGTCTGGAACCTTCTGGAAATCGAGGATCAATTATCTGCGCTCGGCCTCATGACCGGCCGGGATCGGGCGGAATCCGTCAAGCCGTCCCTCTCCCCTCCAGATCGGTGA
- a CDS encoding alkaline phosphatase family protein: MIRTAVLNVVGLTPGLIGDHMPRLRAYRAAHASAAIDPALPAVTCTAQADYVTGRRPTDHGIVANGWYHRELCEVQFWKQSNRLVGAPKLWEELRAVNPAFTCAKLFWWYNMYSTADWSVTPRPMYPADGRKVFDIYSWPFELRPDLKRALGDFPFAGFWGPGAGVRSPQGGPDCVSRWIAGCARWIEEHHQPTLSLVYLPHLDYNLQRWGPTRPGAPAGTLNPRILPDLQLVDRLVGELLDFYAAHGVQVIVLSEYGITPVATPVHINREFRKRGWLTVKEELGLEVLDPGQSRAFAVADHQVAHVVLNDRGLHGAVQEMLEGLDGVSEVWDFADKVEHGMAHPRSGDLVAFAREDAWFTYYYWLDDARAPDFARCVDIHRKPGYDPVELFLDPAIPAVRLKIAWRLLQKALGFRMLMDVIPLDATLVRGSHGARPANPDDWPIVIGPGPLPSPVLSSTDIYGVLRSAVLG; encoded by the coding sequence GTGATTCGCACCGCCGTGCTCAATGTGGTGGGCCTGACCCCGGGGCTCATCGGCGACCACATGCCCCGCCTGCGCGCCTACCGCGCGGCTCATGCGTCCGCGGCGATTGACCCCGCACTGCCCGCGGTGACCTGCACGGCGCAGGCGGATTATGTGACCGGACGCCGCCCGACCGACCATGGGATCGTGGCCAACGGCTGGTATCACCGGGAGTTGTGTGAGGTGCAGTTTTGGAAGCAATCCAACCGGCTTGTCGGCGCCCCGAAGCTCTGGGAGGAGCTTCGCGCCGTGAACCCGGCGTTCACCTGCGCGAAGCTGTTCTGGTGGTACAACATGTACTCCACCGCCGACTGGTCGGTCACCCCGCGCCCGATGTACCCGGCGGACGGCCGGAAGGTGTTCGACATCTATTCCTGGCCGTTCGAACTGCGGCCGGACCTCAAGCGGGCGCTCGGGGACTTTCCCTTCGCTGGATTCTGGGGCCCCGGAGCGGGGGTCCGCTCGCCGCAGGGGGGGCCGGACTGCGTCTCCCGATGGATCGCCGGCTGTGCCCGCTGGATTGAGGAACATCACCAGCCGACACTCAGCCTCGTGTACCTGCCGCACCTCGACTACAACCTTCAGCGATGGGGTCCGACACGGCCCGGGGCGCCCGCCGGAACCCTCAACCCGCGCATCCTTCCCGACTTGCAGCTTGTGGACCGGCTCGTGGGGGAGTTGCTGGATTTCTATGCGGCGCACGGGGTGCAGGTGATTGTGCTCAGCGAGTACGGCATCACACCCGTGGCCACCCCGGTCCACATCAACCGCGAGTTTCGGAAACGCGGATGGCTGACCGTCAAGGAGGAGCTCGGGCTTGAGGTGCTCGACCCCGGACAGTCCCGCGCCTTTGCCGTGGCCGATCATCAGGTGGCCCACGTGGTCCTGAATGACCGCGGCCTTCATGGGGCGGTGCAGGAGATGCTTGAGGGCCTCGACGGAGTCTCCGAGGTTTGGGACTTCGCGGACAAGGTCGAGCACGGGATGGCCCATCCGCGGTCCGGGGACCTGGTGGCCTTCGCCCGCGAGGATGCCTGGTTCACCTACTACTACTGGTTGGACGATGCGCGGGCCCCCGACTTTGCCCGGTGCGTGGATATCCATCGCAAGCCGGGCTATGACCCCGTGGAGCTGTTCCTCGATCCGGCGATTCCCGCCGTTCGATTGAAGATCGCGTGGCGGCTGCTCCAAAAGGCCCTCGGCTTCCGGATGCTCATGGATGTCATCCCGCTGGATGCGACGCTTGTCCGCGGATCGCACGGTGCCCGGCCGGCGAACCCCGACGACTGGCCGATCGTCATCGGCCCGGGCCCGCTCCCGTCGCCGGTGCTGTCCTCCACCGACATCTACGGTGTGCTCCGCTCCGCCGTGCTGGGGTGA
- a CDS encoding GntR family transcriptional regulator — MMSLEASSLVRAPVYHQLNDRLLELLRGGRFGPGDRFLTEREVAARFGISRITANKALSGLVAAGHIEFRKGVGSFVRREALENDLRSLVSFTHKATQAGRRPGTVVLTFRKCTAARAPEAVRSALGCPPDEVLLFVERLRLADREPVILEQRHLVARRCPGLGRRALAGSLYAWLDRAGIRVTGAAQQIRAVAADAGTAAHLGVPRGTALLEVHAVGRAGDPLWVEVTRYRGDRYEFHNLLSEGPPARPARSAWRTP; from the coding sequence ATGATGTCCCTCGAGGCCTCCAGCCTGGTCCGCGCACCGGTCTATCACCAGTTGAACGACCGGCTGCTGGAACTGCTGCGCGGAGGGCGGTTCGGGCCCGGAGACCGGTTCCTGACCGAGCGCGAGGTGGCGGCGCGGTTCGGCATCAGCCGCATCACGGCCAACAAGGCGCTGTCCGGTCTGGTCGCCGCCGGCCACATCGAGTTTCGCAAGGGCGTGGGCAGCTTCGTCCGCCGTGAGGCCCTCGAGAACGACCTGCGGTCGCTTGTCAGCTTCACCCACAAGGCCACCCAGGCCGGCCGACGCCCCGGAACGGTTGTGCTGACCTTCCGCAAATGCACGGCGGCCCGGGCACCGGAGGCGGTCCGGAGCGCCCTGGGTTGTCCGCCGGATGAGGTTCTGCTTTTCGTCGAACGCCTGCGCCTGGCCGATCGTGAGCCGGTGATCCTCGAGCAGCGGCACCTGGTGGCCCGGCGCTGCCCCGGACTCGGCCGCCGCGCCCTCGCGGGTTCCCTGTACGCGTGGCTGGACCGCGCCGGCATCCGTGTCACCGGCGCCGCGCAGCAGATCCGCGCGGTGGCGGCTGACGCCGGGACCGCAGCGCATCTCGGGGTACCCCGCGGGACCGCATTGCTCGAGGTCCACGCCGTGGGCCGGGCCGGCGATCCTCTCTGGGTGGAGGTCACCCGGTATCGCGGCGATCGCTATGAGTTCCACAATCTGTTGTCCGAAGGGCCTCCCGCGCGACCGGCGCGGAGCGCCTGGCGCACCCCCTGA
- a CDS encoding CoA-acylating methylmalonate-semialdehyde dehydrogenase: MSSTICCPKGLPRDRRGAPGAPPEPSTALTPVESVPHVIAGRNVPSSGTEALPVVSPLDGSLLGRLHPASAAQADAVVAAAASAAPAWAATPVKDRVQPLYRFKQLVERDLESLADGITRENGKTPGEAAAGLQRGLEVVEFACALPHLMASEILEVSRGVDCHLRRLPLGVVAGITPFNFPAMVPMWMFPMAIACGNTFVLKPSERVPFTPVRLAALLREAGLPDGVFNVVQGDRITVGALLEDPRIEAVAFVGSTPAARAVHQQGTQRNKRVLALGGAKNHLVLMPDADPDVTALNVAASATGCAGQRCMAASVLIAVGDCDALVDAVERAMGSLRPGVDLGPVISAAARDRILSYIRLAEDEGARVRLDGRGVRVPGREGGFYLGPTLLDGLGRQSRCVQEEIFGPVLSVLRVRSLDEALEIENASPYGNAASIFTTSGSAAHHFEARAQSGMVGVNIGVPVPRDPFGFGGWHESRFGIGDITGRDAIPFWTRARKTTVKWGVRQGNWMS, translated from the coding sequence ATGAGTTCCACAATCTGTTGTCCGAAGGGCCTCCCGCGCGACCGGCGCGGAGCGCCTGGCGCACCCCCTGAACCCTCCACTGCCTTGACCCCCGTCGAGTCCGTACCGCATGTCATCGCCGGCCGCAACGTGCCTTCCTCGGGAACGGAGGCCCTGCCGGTGGTCTCGCCACTGGATGGCTCCCTGCTGGGCCGGTTGCATCCGGCCTCGGCGGCGCAGGCGGACGCCGTGGTCGCGGCGGCGGCATCCGCCGCCCCTGCGTGGGCGGCCACCCCGGTGAAGGACCGGGTCCAGCCGCTGTACCGATTCAAGCAACTGGTGGAACGCGACCTGGAGTCGCTTGCGGACGGCATCACGCGGGAGAACGGGAAGACTCCGGGAGAAGCCGCCGCCGGGCTCCAGCGCGGGCTGGAGGTTGTGGAGTTCGCCTGCGCCCTGCCGCACCTCATGGCTTCCGAAATTCTGGAGGTCAGCCGCGGTGTGGACTGCCACCTGCGCCGGCTGCCGCTGGGCGTGGTGGCCGGGATCACGCCGTTCAATTTTCCGGCCATGGTGCCGATGTGGATGTTCCCGATGGCCATCGCCTGCGGAAACACCTTCGTGCTCAAGCCCAGTGAGCGCGTGCCATTCACACCGGTCCGACTGGCTGCGCTCCTGCGGGAAGCCGGCCTGCCCGATGGGGTGTTCAATGTCGTCCAGGGGGACCGCATCACGGTTGGGGCGCTGCTCGAGGATCCACGCATTGAAGCGGTGGCGTTTGTCGGCTCCACGCCCGCGGCCCGCGCGGTGCATCAGCAGGGCACGCAACGCAACAAGCGGGTGCTGGCCCTCGGCGGTGCGAAGAACCACCTGGTGCTGATGCCGGATGCCGATCCGGACGTCACCGCCCTCAACGTCGCGGCGTCGGCGACCGGCTGTGCGGGGCAGCGGTGCATGGCGGCCAGCGTGCTGATCGCGGTCGGGGACTGTGACGCCCTGGTGGATGCCGTCGAACGGGCCATGGGTTCGCTGCGGCCGGGGGTGGACCTCGGCCCGGTGATCAGTGCCGCGGCGCGCGACCGCATCCTGAGCTACATCCGTCTCGCCGAGGACGAGGGCGCCCGGGTCCGGCTGGACGGCCGGGGCGTCCGGGTGCCGGGACGCGAGGGGGGCTTTTATCTCGGGCCGACGTTGCTGGACGGACTCGGGCGCCAATCCCGCTGCGTGCAGGAGGAGATCTTCGGCCCCGTGCTGTCGGTGCTGCGGGTGCGTTCCCTCGACGAGGCGCTGGAGATTGAAAACGCCAGTCCGTACGGCAATGCCGCCTCGATCTTCACCACCAGCGGATCGGCGGCGCACCATTTCGAGGCGCGGGCCCAGTCCGGCATGGTGGGTGTGAACATCGGGGTTCCGGTGCCGCGGGATCCGTTTGGATTTGGCGGCTGGCACGAGTCCCGGTTCGGCATCGGGGACATCACCGGTCGCGACGCGATTCCCTTCTGGACCCGCGCGCGCAAGACCACGGTCAAATGGGGGGTCCGCCAGGGCAACTGGATGAGCTGA
- a CDS encoding alcohol dehydrogenase catalytic domain-containing protein: protein MKAAVYLGKEQLPVLEVPEPSIADGEVLLEIEACCVCGTDLRTYRHGDVKIHPPRVLGHEFCGRVLETRAPDAGVSVGDRVVLYIVIVEGQDRYVERGRENLALRRTTISYHHDGAFAPRMRVPAAAVRNGNLFRVTSDIPSEVLSLAEPLGCCMNAHSRLGVGLKDTVAVLGAGPIGIMHAALARLQGAQRVFVLDTNPARLEGAGRFDVDGVWLVTPDGAHREALREATDGFGPDVVIVAVSAAAAQNDALAIAARAGRVNFFAGLPKSNPVAPLDVNQIHYKELEVSGSYSEKKSDFQAAFALLHSGRFPAGRLITHRLPLDRITEAFPLMEGGEALKVCILPRN from the coding sequence ATGAAAGCCGCCGTCTATCTGGGAAAGGAGCAACTGCCGGTGCTGGAGGTCCCCGAACCTTCAATCGCGGACGGCGAAGTGCTGCTGGAGATCGAGGCCTGCTGCGTGTGCGGCACCGATCTGCGCACCTACCGGCATGGCGACGTCAAGATCCATCCGCCACGGGTGCTGGGCCACGAGTTCTGCGGACGGGTGCTCGAGACCCGGGCGCCTGATGCCGGAGTTTCCGTGGGCGACCGCGTGGTGCTGTACATCGTCATCGTGGAGGGACAGGACCGGTACGTGGAACGGGGTCGCGAGAACCTCGCCTTGCGCCGCACCACCATCAGCTACCACCACGACGGCGCCTTTGCGCCCCGGATGCGCGTTCCCGCGGCCGCGGTGCGCAACGGCAACCTGTTCCGGGTGACCTCGGACATCCCCTCCGAGGTGCTCAGCCTTGCGGAGCCCCTGGGATGCTGCATGAACGCGCACTCGCGGCTTGGGGTTGGGTTGAAGGATACCGTGGCGGTGCTCGGGGCCGGGCCGATCGGCATCATGCACGCCGCACTGGCCCGGCTTCAGGGCGCCCAACGGGTGTTCGTGTTGGATACCAACCCCGCCAGGCTGGAGGGTGCAGGGCGGTTTGACGTGGACGGCGTCTGGCTGGTGACGCCGGACGGCGCGCATCGCGAGGCGCTCCGGGAGGCGACGGATGGATTCGGACCCGATGTCGTGATCGTCGCGGTCAGCGCCGCGGCGGCCCAGAACGACGCCCTCGCAATCGCGGCCCGGGCGGGTCGCGTGAACTTCTTCGCCGGGCTGCCCAAGTCCAACCCCGTCGCGCCACTCGACGTGAACCAGATCCATTACAAGGAACTGGAAGTTTCGGGCAGCTATTCCGAGAAAAAGAGCGACTTCCAGGCGGCGTTTGCGCTGTTGCACAGCGGACGCTTCCCCGCAGGGCGGCTCATCACCCACCGGCTGCCCCTCGACCGAATCACCGAGGCCTTCCCGCTCATGGAGGGCGGCGAGGCGCTGAAGGTGTGCATCCTTCCCCGCAACTGA